A single Vigna radiata var. radiata cultivar VC1973A chromosome 8, Vradiata_ver6, whole genome shotgun sequence DNA region contains:
- the LOC106770966 gene encoding uncharacterized protein LOC106770966 isoform X4, translating into MAKKPVKYTLVDAFTESVFKGNPAAVCLLEEDRDKEWFQAVATEFNLSVTAYVTRVTESHHNLNSLHGTSNNPRFHLRWFTPVTEIELCGHATLASAHTLFSSGLVDTDVIEFVTLSGVLTAKKIPVINITSDSDLLKGEAKDGFYIEVNFPVDPVIEFNFEETSQISGALNGASIIDIKKTKDGDDLFVIIPVVVESGSAVEELQPQLDAIVKCPGRGIIVSAIAPPGSGFDFCSRFFCPKYGVNEDPVCGGAHCALAPYWSKKLGKCDFNAYQ; encoded by the exons ATGGCAAAGAAACCTGTGAAATACACTCTG GTGGACGCGTTTACTGAGTCAGTGTTCAAAGGAAACCCTGCAGCTGTGTGCCTCTTAGAAGAGGATAGAGATAAAGAGTGGTTTCAAGCAGTGGCAACTGAGTTCAATTTATCTGTCACAGCTTACGTAACTCGCGTCACTGAGTCCCATCACAACCTTAACTCGCTCCATGGAACCTCTAACAATCCTCGTTTTCACCTCAGATGGTTTACTCCTGTTACTGAg ATAGAGCTCTGTGGCCATGCTACCTTAGCTTCTGCTCACACACTGTTTTCATCTGGTTTGGTGGATACTGATGTTATTGAATTTGTGACGCTTTCTGGAGTATTGACTGCAAAAAAGATCCCAGTGATCAATATCACCAGTGACTCAGACTTGCTAAAGGGTGAAGCTAAGGATGGGTTTTATATTGAAGTGAATTTCCCTGTTGATCCTGTTATAGAATTCAACTTTGAGGAGACTTCCCAAATTTCTGGTGCATTGAATGGTGCTTCCATAATTGATATAAagaagacaaaagatggagatGACTTATTTGTAATAATTCCT GTTGTGGTCGAATCTGGAAGTGCTGTCGAAGAACTACAGCCACAACTTGATGCAATAGTTAAATGTCCAGGAAGGGGGATAATTGTTTCTGCGATTGCCCCTCCTGGCTCAGGGTTTGACTTCTGTAGTAGGTTCTTCTGCCCAAAATATGGAGTCAATGAG GATCCTGTTTGTGGGGGTGCTCATTGTGCATTAGCACCCTACTGGAGCAAGAAGCTGGGGAAGTGTGACTTCAATGCTTACCAG TAA
- the LOC106770966 gene encoding uncharacterized protein LOC106770966 isoform X2 yields MAKKPVKYTLVDAFTESVFKGNPAAVCLLEEDRDKEWFQAVATEFNLSVTAYVTRVTESHHNLNSLHGTSNNPRFHLRWFTPVTEIELCGHATLASAHTLFSSGLVDTDVIEFVTLSGVLTAKKIPVINITSDSDLLKGEAKDGFYIEVNFPVDPVIEFNFEETSQISGALNGASIIDIKKTKDGDDLFVVVESGSAVEELQPQLDAIVKCPGRGIIVSAIAPPGSGFDFCSRFFCPKYGVNEDPVCGGAHCALAPYWSKKLGKCDFNAYQASARGGVLNVHLDEKNQRVLLRGKAVTVMEGCVLV; encoded by the exons ATGGCAAAGAAACCTGTGAAATACACTCTG GTGGACGCGTTTACTGAGTCAGTGTTCAAAGGAAACCCTGCAGCTGTGTGCCTCTTAGAAGAGGATAGAGATAAAGAGTGGTTTCAAGCAGTGGCAACTGAGTTCAATTTATCTGTCACAGCTTACGTAACTCGCGTCACTGAGTCCCATCACAACCTTAACTCGCTCCATGGAACCTCTAACAATCCTCGTTTTCACCTCAGATGGTTTACTCCTGTTACTGAg ATAGAGCTCTGTGGCCATGCTACCTTAGCTTCTGCTCACACACTGTTTTCATCTGGTTTGGTGGATACTGATGTTATTGAATTTGTGACGCTTTCTGGAGTATTGACTGCAAAAAAGATCCCAGTGATCAATATCACCAGTGACTCAGACTTGCTAAAGGGTGAAGCTAAGGATGGGTTTTATATTGAAGTGAATTTCCCTGTTGATCCTGTTATAGAATTCAACTTTGAGGAGACTTCCCAAATTTCTGGTGCATTGAATGGTGCTTCCATAATTGATATAAagaagacaaaagatggagatGACTTATTT GTTGTGGTCGAATCTGGAAGTGCTGTCGAAGAACTACAGCCACAACTTGATGCAATAGTTAAATGTCCAGGAAGGGGGATAATTGTTTCTGCGATTGCCCCTCCTGGCTCAGGGTTTGACTTCTGTAGTAGGTTCTTCTGCCCAAAATATGGAGTCAATGAG GATCCTGTTTGTGGGGGTGCTCATTGTGCATTAGCACCCTACTGGAGCAAGAAGCTGGGGAAGTGTGACTTCAATGCTTACCAG GCATCAGCCAGAGGGGGAGTTCTCAATGTTCATCTCGATGAGAAGAACCAAAGAGTGCTTCTGCGTGGAAAGGCTGTTACTGTAATGGAAGGCTGTGTTCTGGTCTAG
- the LOC106770430 gene encoding protein MAIN-LIKE 1-like, with protein MARTQGASSHRGESFSEGERRRPTASACRRRGETESNVQVEDNGDVRFHEDAVEDHASEEHDIEQEEEHEDVPEGGFPTALVLTHYIHHVAYAIWQGRGEIKLISHRKKLNRLGSCHEGIRYIVYGSSLMSLVGISYDYVNRGLLLAFVERFHFETSSFHFPVCEMSVTLDDVSSLLHLLVLGQLCNLEEVDFEESRRAIVELLGMDGGRVGVELNATHGVIVRLSWLRDIYVEHCKQQN; from the exons ATGGCTCGTACTCAAGGTGCATCTTCACATCGAGGAGAGAGTTTCTCAGAGGGTGAGAGGAGGAGACCTACTGCTTCTGCTTGTAGAAGACGTGGAGAAACTGAGTCTAATGTTCAGGTTGAGGACAATGGAGATGTGAGGTTTCATGAGGATGCAGTTGAGGATCATGCATCTGAGGAGCATGATATTGAGCAGGAGGAGGAGCATGAGGATGTTCCTGAAGGTGGATTTCCTACCGCTTTAGTATTGACACATTACATTCACCATGTTGCTTATGCAATATGGCAGGGTCGG GGGGAGATCAAGTTGATCTCCCatagaaaaaagttaaacaGATTAGGATCCTGCCACGAGGGCATTAGATACATCGTTTATGGTTCCAGTCTGATGTCTCTGGTGGGCATCTCATATGACTACGTCAATAGGGGTCTACTACTGGCATTTGTAGAGAGATTTCATTTCGAGACCAGCAGTTTCCATTTCCCCGTGTGTGAGATGTCTGTGACTTTAGATGATGTGTCATCCTTGTTGCACCTCCTAGTTTTAGGCCAGTTATGTAATCTGGAGGAAGTAGATTTTGAAGAAAGTCGACGCGCCATTGTGGAACTTTTAGGCATGGATGGCGGGAGAGTTGGTGTTGAGTTAAATGCAACTCACGGTGTGATAGTCAGATTGAGCTGGCTTCGAGACATCTATGTTGAGCATTGTAAGCAACAGAACTAG
- the LOC106770966 gene encoding uncharacterized protein LOC106770966 isoform X3, protein MAKKPVKYTLVDAFTESVFKGNPAAVCLLEEDRDKEWFQAVATEFNLSVTAYVTRVTESHHNLNSLHGTSNNPRFHLRWFTPVTEIELCGHATLASAHTLFSSGLVDTDVIEFVTLSGVLTAKKIPVINITSDSDLLKGEAKDGFYIEVNFPVDPVIEFNFEETSQISGALNGASIIDIKKTKDGDDLFVIIPVVVESGSAVEELQPQLDAIVKCPGRGIIVSAIAPPGSGFDFCSRFFCPKYGVNEDPVCGGAHCALAPYWSKKLGKCDFNAYQPEGEFSMFISMRRTKECFCVERLLL, encoded by the exons ATGGCAAAGAAACCTGTGAAATACACTCTG GTGGACGCGTTTACTGAGTCAGTGTTCAAAGGAAACCCTGCAGCTGTGTGCCTCTTAGAAGAGGATAGAGATAAAGAGTGGTTTCAAGCAGTGGCAACTGAGTTCAATTTATCTGTCACAGCTTACGTAACTCGCGTCACTGAGTCCCATCACAACCTTAACTCGCTCCATGGAACCTCTAACAATCCTCGTTTTCACCTCAGATGGTTTACTCCTGTTACTGAg ATAGAGCTCTGTGGCCATGCTACCTTAGCTTCTGCTCACACACTGTTTTCATCTGGTTTGGTGGATACTGATGTTATTGAATTTGTGACGCTTTCTGGAGTATTGACTGCAAAAAAGATCCCAGTGATCAATATCACCAGTGACTCAGACTTGCTAAAGGGTGAAGCTAAGGATGGGTTTTATATTGAAGTGAATTTCCCTGTTGATCCTGTTATAGAATTCAACTTTGAGGAGACTTCCCAAATTTCTGGTGCATTGAATGGTGCTTCCATAATTGATATAAagaagacaaaagatggagatGACTTATTTGTAATAATTCCT GTTGTGGTCGAATCTGGAAGTGCTGTCGAAGAACTACAGCCACAACTTGATGCAATAGTTAAATGTCCAGGAAGGGGGATAATTGTTTCTGCGATTGCCCCTCCTGGCTCAGGGTTTGACTTCTGTAGTAGGTTCTTCTGCCCAAAATATGGAGTCAATGAG GATCCTGTTTGTGGGGGTGCTCATTGTGCATTAGCACCCTACTGGAGCAAGAAGCTGGGGAAGTGTGACTTCAATGCTTACCAG CCAGAGGGGGAGTTCTCAATGTTCATCTCGATGAGAAGAACCAAAGAGTGCTTCTGCGTGGAAAGGCTGTTACTGTAA
- the LOC106770966 gene encoding uncharacterized protein LOC106770966 isoform X1, whose product MAKKPVKYTLVDAFTESVFKGNPAAVCLLEEDRDKEWFQAVATEFNLSVTAYVTRVTESHHNLNSLHGTSNNPRFHLRWFTPVTEIELCGHATLASAHTLFSSGLVDTDVIEFVTLSGVLTAKKIPVINITSDSDLLKGEAKDGFYIEVNFPVDPVIEFNFEETSQISGALNGASIIDIKKTKDGDDLFVIIPVVVESGSAVEELQPQLDAIVKCPGRGIIVSAIAPPGSGFDFCSRFFCPKYGVNEDPVCGGAHCALAPYWSKKLGKCDFNAYQASARGGVLNVHLDEKNQRVLLRGKAVTVMEGCVLV is encoded by the exons ATGGCAAAGAAACCTGTGAAATACACTCTG GTGGACGCGTTTACTGAGTCAGTGTTCAAAGGAAACCCTGCAGCTGTGTGCCTCTTAGAAGAGGATAGAGATAAAGAGTGGTTTCAAGCAGTGGCAACTGAGTTCAATTTATCTGTCACAGCTTACGTAACTCGCGTCACTGAGTCCCATCACAACCTTAACTCGCTCCATGGAACCTCTAACAATCCTCGTTTTCACCTCAGATGGTTTACTCCTGTTACTGAg ATAGAGCTCTGTGGCCATGCTACCTTAGCTTCTGCTCACACACTGTTTTCATCTGGTTTGGTGGATACTGATGTTATTGAATTTGTGACGCTTTCTGGAGTATTGACTGCAAAAAAGATCCCAGTGATCAATATCACCAGTGACTCAGACTTGCTAAAGGGTGAAGCTAAGGATGGGTTTTATATTGAAGTGAATTTCCCTGTTGATCCTGTTATAGAATTCAACTTTGAGGAGACTTCCCAAATTTCTGGTGCATTGAATGGTGCTTCCATAATTGATATAAagaagacaaaagatggagatGACTTATTTGTAATAATTCCT GTTGTGGTCGAATCTGGAAGTGCTGTCGAAGAACTACAGCCACAACTTGATGCAATAGTTAAATGTCCAGGAAGGGGGATAATTGTTTCTGCGATTGCCCCTCCTGGCTCAGGGTTTGACTTCTGTAGTAGGTTCTTCTGCCCAAAATATGGAGTCAATGAG GATCCTGTTTGTGGGGGTGCTCATTGTGCATTAGCACCCTACTGGAGCAAGAAGCTGGGGAAGTGTGACTTCAATGCTTACCAG GCATCAGCCAGAGGGGGAGTTCTCAATGTTCATCTCGATGAGAAGAACCAAAGAGTGCTTCTGCGTGGAAAGGCTGTTACTGTAATGGAAGGCTGTGTTCTGGTCTAG